One Chordicoccus furentiruminis DNA window includes the following coding sequences:
- a CDS encoding ABC transporter substrate-binding protein → MNRKKMMAVGLTAAMTAGMLTGAASVSAADKTYTVGICQLVQHPALDAATKGFEDELKAELGDAVTFDEQNAAGDTATATTICQNLVSENVDLILANATASLQSAAAATTDIPILGTSITDYATALDLDDFNGTVGGNISGTSDLAPLDKQAAMFGELLPDAKTIGILYCSAEANSKYQADQITRDLEDAGLTVKTYTFSDSNDVASVTGQACNECDALYIPTDNTAASCTEAINNVAKPAGKPIIVGEEGLMSGCGIATLSINYYTLGQATGKMAAKILKGEAKISEMPIEYDTNPVKEYNPTLCEALGIQVPDDYVAYNPDAAESGASSTAESVAESAAE, encoded by the coding sequence ATGAACAGGAAAAAGATGATGGCAGTTGGCCTGACGGCAGCGATGACGGCGGGAATGCTTACGGGAGCCGCTTCGGTTTCCGCGGCGGACAAGACCTACACGGTCGGCATCTGCCAGCTGGTTCAGCATCCTGCGCTGGACGCGGCGACCAAGGGCTTTGAGGACGAGCTGAAGGCGGAGCTGGGCGACGCGGTCACCTTCGATGAGCAGAATGCGGCCGGCGATACGGCGACCGCGACGACGATCTGCCAGAACCTCGTCTCCGAGAACGTGGATCTGATCCTCGCGAACGCGACCGCTTCCCTTCAGAGCGCGGCGGCGGCGACGACGGATATCCCGATCCTCGGTACGTCGATCACGGATTATGCGACCGCGCTGGATCTGGATGATTTCAACGGTACGGTCGGCGGCAATATCTCCGGCACGTCCGACCTCGCGCCGCTTGACAAGCAGGCGGCGATGTTCGGCGAGCTGCTTCCGGACGCGAAGACAATCGGCATCCTGTACTGCTCCGCGGAGGCGAACTCCAAGTATCAGGCCGACCAGATCACCAGGGATCTGGAGGACGCGGGCCTTACGGTGAAGACCTATACGTTCTCCGACTCCAATGATGTCGCGTCCGTCACGGGCCAGGCCTGCAACGAGTGCGACGCCCTCTACATCCCGACGGACAACACGGCAGCCAGCTGCACGGAAGCGATCAACAATGTCGCGAAGCCGGCCGGCAAACCGATTATTGTCGGCGAGGAAGGGCTTATGAGCGGCTGCGGCATCGCGACGCTTTCGATCAACTACTACACGCTGGGACAGGCCACCGGCAAGATGGCGGCGAAGATCCTGAAGGGCGAAGCGAAGATTTCCGAGATGCCCATCGAGTATGACACGAATCCGGTGAAGGAATACAATCCGACGCTCTGCGAGGCGCTCGGCATCCAGGTTCCGGACGATTATGTCGCTTACAATCCGGACGCGGCGGAAAGCGGTGCGTCCAGCACGGCCGAGAGCGTGGCGGAGAGCGCGGCGGAATAA
- a CDS encoding antibiotic biosynthesis monooxygenase family protein, whose protein sequence is MKHCILIKYLPSVTGREALEPAIRTLFEGLVRGPEAVRGVHGVDVIANTVDRGNRFDLLIRIDMERDALSAYDESPIHRRWKVEYGPLLEKKAIFDYE, encoded by the coding sequence ATGAAGCACTGCATTCTGATCAAGTATCTGCCGTCCGTCACCGGCAGGGAGGCGCTTGAACCCGCGATCCGGACGCTGTTCGAAGGACTCGTGAGGGGACCGGAGGCGGTGCGCGGCGTTCATGGCGTGGACGTGATCGCCAACACGGTCGACCGGGGGAACCGCTTTGACCTTCTGATCCGGATCGATATGGAGCGGGACGCGCTGTCCGCCTACGACGAAAGCCCGATTCACCGCCGCTGGAAGGTGGAGTACGGACCGCTGCTGGAGAAGAAGGCCATCTTCGATTACGAATAA
- the bsh gene encoding choloylglycine hydrolase, translated as MCTAATYTTRDHYFGRNLDLEHSYHETVCVTPRNKTLPFRHMAPQPSHLAMIGMAFVVDGFPLYYDATNERGLSMAGLNFPGNAQYNQPSDGKDNIASFEFIPWILGQCATVAEARQLLARINLTDTPFSPQLPPSPLHWMIADQKEVIVFEQTARGGTVYDNPVGVMTNNPTFDYHLTHLADYMGSSASLPSNRFAPSVSLSQYSRGMGGFGIPGDLSSASRFVKVAFTKMNSESGDSEAESITQFFKILGSVEQQKGCCRLGKDEAGRDICEYTIYSSCCNMDTGVYYYTTYGNSRITGVDMHAENLDGSELAVYELETDQQIHMVNRKD; from the coding sequence ATGTGCACAGCAGCAACCTATACCACCAGAGATCACTATTTTGGACGCAATCTGGATCTGGAGCATTCCTATCACGAAACCGTCTGCGTCACGCCGCGGAACAAGACGCTTCCGTTCCGTCATATGGCGCCGCAGCCGTCCCATCTGGCGATGATCGGCATGGCTTTCGTAGTGGACGGCTTTCCTCTTTATTATGACGCGACCAACGAACGGGGACTCAGTATGGCCGGTCTGAATTTCCCGGGAAACGCGCAGTACAATCAGCCGTCGGACGGGAAAGATAACATCGCCTCCTTCGAATTCATCCCGTGGATTCTCGGGCAGTGCGCCACCGTCGCCGAGGCCCGGCAGCTGCTGGCGCGTATCAATCTCACAGATACGCCCTTCAGCCCTCAGCTCCCGCCTTCCCCTCTTCACTGGATGATCGCGGACCAGAAGGAAGTCATCGTTTTCGAGCAGACCGCCCGGGGCGGCACCGTCTATGACAACCCGGTGGGCGTGATGACCAACAATCCCACCTTTGACTATCATCTGACACATCTCGCCGATTACATGGGTTCGTCTGCCAGCCTGCCGTCCAACCGCTTCGCTCCCTCCGTCAGCCTCTCACAGTACAGCCGCGGCATGGGCGGATTCGGCATCCCCGGCGATCTCTCCTCCGCCTCCCGCTTCGTCAAAGTGGCCTTCACGAAGATGAACTCCGAGTCCGGGGACAGCGAAGCTGAGAGCATCACGCAGTTCTTCAAGATTCTCGGCTCGGTGGAGCAGCAGAAAGGCTGCTGCCGTCTCGGAAAAGATGAGGCCGGCCGCGACATCTGCGAATATACAATCTACAGTTCCTGCTGCAACATGGATACCGGCGTCTACTACTACACGACCTACGGCAATTCCCGGATCACGGGCGTGGACATGCACGCGGAAAATCTTGACGGTTCCGAACTGGCCGTCTATGAGCTGGAAACCGACCAGCAGATCCATATGGTGAACCGGAAGGACTGA
- a CDS encoding uracil-DNA glycosylase family protein, with amino-acid sequence MNLSEITEAIRNDPRNADYTKRGIPPILQISPEARVLIIGQAPGRRVEESGVPFDDKSGETLRDWMGVDRDTFYSGRIAVLPMDFYYPGKGKTGDLPPRPFIAREYHAALLQQMPDVRLTVLVGRYAIGFYLKGREERTLTETVRNFHSFLPSRFPIVHPSPLNFRWQARNPWFVSEVVPELRRRVAESLTD; translated from the coding sequence ATGAATTTAAGTGAAATTACGGAAGCCATTCGAAACGATCCGCGAAATGCGGACTACACGAAGCGGGGCATCCCGCCCATTCTCCAGATCAGCCCGGAGGCACGCGTTCTGATCATCGGCCAGGCGCCCGGCCGGCGCGTGGAAGAGTCGGGTGTTCCCTTCGACGACAAATCCGGAGAAACGCTCCGCGACTGGATGGGCGTTGACCGGGACACGTTCTATTCCGGGCGGATCGCGGTTTTGCCAATGGATTTCTACTATCCCGGAAAGGGAAAAACCGGAGATCTGCCGCCGAGACCGTTCATCGCGCGCGAGTATCACGCCGCCCTCCTTCAGCAGATGCCGGACGTCAGACTCACCGTTCTGGTCGGACGCTACGCGATCGGCTTCTATCTGAAGGGACGGGAAGAGCGTACGCTCACCGAAACGGTCCGGAATTTCCATTCGTTCCTTCCGTCCCGTTTCCCGATCGTTCACCCCAGTCCGCTCAATTTTCGCTGGCAGGCCAGAAATCCCTGGTTCGTGTCGGAGGTCGTCCCGGAGCTTCGCCGCAGAGTCGCCGAAAGCCTCACAGACTGA
- a CDS encoding LacI family DNA-binding transcriptional regulator translates to MAENLTIDDIAEALGVSKTTVSRAISGKGRISAATTARVKDYISRIHYKPNAVARGLAQQRTFNIGVVCPTDYDLFDLPYFHKCLRGIGEVTSEKGYDILMSLITGSEISNLKRMVEDRKVDGVILTRTMFDDPPAEYLKAAGIPFVVIGSSPDKELVQVDNDHLDACCELTQILIGKGFRRLVLFGKDETQVIADTRKKGFTAAFESAGLKADPSMLYMGVNSEQAAEHAVADAMRRGAQGIVCMDDMIASLVMAACRRKRIRVPGDIRVASFYNSALLTGSDPAVTAIDIDDRKLGGTAAVTLLQMIDGEQPGSTLLRDYQIILRESTK, encoded by the coding sequence ATGGCTGAAAATCTGACAATCGATGATATCGCGGAGGCCCTCGGTGTGTCGAAAACCACGGTTTCGAGGGCGATATCCGGGAAGGGACGCATCAGTGCGGCTACGACGGCGCGGGTGAAGGATTATATTTCCAGAATCCATTACAAGCCGAATGCCGTGGCGCGGGGGCTGGCACAGCAGAGAACGTTCAATATCGGAGTGGTCTGTCCGACCGATTACGATCTCTTTGACCTTCCGTATTTCCACAAATGTCTGCGGGGGATCGGGGAAGTCACGTCGGAGAAGGGATATGATATTCTGATGTCTCTGATCACCGGCAGTGAGATTTCCAATCTGAAGAGAATGGTGGAAGACCGCAAGGTGGACGGGGTGATCCTCACCAGGACAATGTTCGACGATCCGCCCGCGGAGTATCTGAAAGCGGCCGGGATTCCCTTCGTCGTGATCGGAAGCAGTCCGGACAAGGAGCTGGTGCAGGTGGACAATGACCATCTGGACGCCTGCTGCGAGCTGACGCAGATTCTGATCGGGAAAGGATTCCGGCGTCTCGTCCTTTTCGGGAAGGACGAAACGCAGGTGATTGCGGATACCCGGAAGAAGGGATTTACGGCCGCGTTTGAGTCAGCCGGACTGAAGGCGGACCCGTCGATGCTCTATATGGGCGTGAACTCGGAGCAGGCCGCGGAGCATGCTGTGGCGGACGCCATGAGGCGGGGGGCGCAGGGCATCGTCTGTATGGACGACATGATCGCGAGTCTTGTGATGGCAGCCTGCCGGAGAAAACGGATCCGCGTGCCGGGGGATATCCGGGTGGCCTCGTTCTACAACAGTGCGCTGCTGACCGGCTCGGATCCTGCGGTGACGGCGATCGACATCGACGACCGGAAGCTGGGCGGGACGGCGGCCGTCACGCTGCTTCAGATGATCGACGGAGAACAGCCGGGGAGTACGCTCCTTCGCGACTATCAGATCATTCTGAGAGAGAGTACAAAATAA
- a CDS encoding sugar ABC transporter permease, with protein MKNESFASMSRKRSAANFFCYLLLIVISVIWLFPFFGIVMQSFRSYASEYGGMVSYLIPKRFSLDNYRFLFSGETNFLLWYQNTVIIALVTTVFQTLIVMGVSYALSRMRFAGRTFLMRFWLILGMFPGFLTMICMYFLLKQFGLTQSGAVPGLILVYCASSGMQYYVCKGYFDTIPKALDEAARIDGASRFQIFYQMIIPLSKPIVIYTALTAFLAPWCDYIFASYVAFGNDRSYNVAVALTRWVWTNDYQGYFTRFCAGGILVAIPVVILFMCLQKYYVEGVTGGAVKG; from the coding sequence ATGAAGAATGAGTCATTTGCTTCCATGAGCCGGAAGAGGAGCGCCGCCAATTTCTTCTGCTATCTGCTGCTGATCGTGATCAGCGTGATCTGGCTGTTTCCGTTCTTCGGCATCGTCATGCAGAGCTTTCGCTCCTACGCGTCGGAGTACGGCGGGATGGTGAGCTATCTGATCCCGAAGCGTTTTTCACTGGATAACTACCGTTTTCTGTTCTCGGGCGAGACGAACTTCCTGCTCTGGTATCAAAACACCGTGATCATCGCGCTGGTGACGACGGTCTTTCAGACGCTGATCGTGATGGGCGTAAGCTACGCGCTTTCCAGAATGCGCTTCGCGGGACGCACGTTTCTGATGAGATTCTGGCTGATTCTCGGGATGTTCCCGGGCTTTCTGACGATGATCTGCATGTATTTCCTGCTGAAGCAGTTCGGGCTCACCCAGAGCGGTGCCGTGCCGGGGCTGATCCTTGTCTACTGTGCGAGCTCCGGCATGCAGTACTATGTCTGCAAGGGCTATTTCGACACGATCCCGAAAGCGCTGGACGAGGCAGCACGGATCGACGGTGCCTCGCGGTTCCAGATCTTTTACCAGATGATCATCCCGCTGTCGAAGCCGATCGTCATCTACACTGCGCTGACCGCCTTTCTCGCGCCCTGGTGCGACTACATCTTCGCCTCCTATGTGGCCTTCGGCAACGACAGAAGCTATAACGTTGCCGTCGCCCTGACGCGGTGGGTGTGGACCAATGATTATCAGGGCTACTTCACCAGGTTCTGCGCAGGTGGTATACTGGTTGCGATACCGGTCGTGATCCTGTTTATGTGCCTGCAGAAATACTATGTCGAAGGCGTGACCGGAGGTGCAGTGAAGGGCTGA
- a CDS encoding carbohydrate ABC transporter permease, translated as MAAKTKTGRSAVRTIGRDFREIGTTFAHGDAKTRLSYVVMGLGPLFRGQIVKGTAYLGLEILFFLYLFRFGFHYLSRITTLGTVETTKIHRKTVYGDNSFLILLFGILTIVVIAAFLFVWRMNVRENMLEEAALKQGRALPENRKVLGSLLDRHFDKTLLAVPVLGIFIFTVLPLIFMICVAFTNYDAKHQAPTHLFTWVGLSNFRQLFSFGSSGFGPTFFRVLLWTLVWAFFATFLDYFIGLMVAMLINRKGIRLKKLWRTVLVVTIAVPQFVSLLYVSKMFATDGLVNGFLLSAGIISKAIPFWEDPTLAKVMIILINIWIGIPYMMLISTGLLMNIPEDLYESARMDGASPAQMFFNITLPYMLFVTGPFLLTQFTGNLNNFNVIFLLTQGKPLSLKLAGNAGHTDLLVTWLYKMTVNDTNYKMAAVIGIMVFIVTAVISLVVYNRLPSVKDEEGFQ; from the coding sequence ATGGCTGCGAAAACAAAAACAGGTCGTTCGGCCGTGAGGACAATCGGGAGAGACTTCCGGGAGATCGGAACAACCTTCGCGCACGGAGACGCGAAGACGAGGCTCTCCTACGTGGTGATGGGACTCGGGCCGCTGTTCAGAGGACAGATTGTCAAGGGAACTGCCTATCTCGGGCTGGAGATACTCTTTTTTCTCTATCTGTTCCGTTTCGGATTCCACTATCTCAGCCGGATCACCACGCTGGGCACGGTGGAAACGACAAAGATCCACAGAAAGACAGTTTACGGGGACAACAGCTTTCTCATCCTGCTCTTCGGCATTCTGACGATCGTCGTCATTGCCGCGTTCCTTTTCGTGTGGCGGATGAATGTCCGGGAAAACATGCTGGAAGAGGCGGCTCTTAAGCAGGGACGGGCGCTTCCGGAAAACCGGAAGGTTTTAGGCTCGCTTCTGGACCGCCATTTTGACAAGACGCTGCTCGCGGTTCCGGTGCTTGGCATCTTCATTTTTACAGTGCTGCCGCTGATCTTCATGATCTGCGTGGCCTTCACCAATTATGACGCGAAGCATCAGGCGCCGACCCATCTCTTTACCTGGGTCGGACTCAGCAACTTCAGACAGCTTTTTTCCTTTGGGAGCAGCGGTTTCGGCCCGACGTTCTTCCGTGTGCTGCTCTGGACGCTGGTCTGGGCCTTTTTCGCGACCTTCCTCGACTACTTCATCGGGCTGATGGTGGCGATGCTGATCAACCGGAAGGGGATCCGGCTCAAGAAGCTCTGGCGGACTGTCCTCGTCGTCACGATCGCGGTGCCGCAGTTCGTCTCTCTTCTCTACGTCTCGAAGATGTTCGCCACGGACGGGCTGGTCAACGGCTTTCTGCTCAGCGCGGGCATCATCTCGAAGGCGATTCCGTTCTGGGAGGACCCGACGCTCGCGAAGGTGATGATCATCCTGATCAATATATGGATCGGGATTCCCTACATGATGCTGATCTCGACCGGCCTTCTGATGAATATTCCGGAGGATCTCTACGAATCAGCCAGGATGGACGGCGCGTCGCCGGCGCAGATGTTCTTCAACATCACGCTGCCCTACATGCTGTTCGTCACAGGCCCGTTCCTGCTGACGCAGTTCACCGGGAATCTCAACAACTTCAACGTCATCTTCCTTTTGACGCAGGGGAAGCCGCTGTCACTCAAGCTTGCGGGAAATGCAGGCCACACCGATCTGCTGGTGACATGGCTCTATAAGATGACAGTCAACGACACGAATTACAAGATGGCGGCGGTCATCGGCATTATGGTTTTCATCGTGACGGCGGTGATCTCGCTTGTCGTGTACAACCGGCTTCCGTCAGTGAAGGATGAGGAGGGATTCCAGTGA
- a CDS encoding extracellular solute-binding protein: MKKKLVSILTAGAVVSAMAAGCVAVSADSTVESAAESAAEAAVAPETVGTGSKGTIKIWVADAAVKFTSQQVQSFIDSTDGAADWSYTVEPVGEGDAASNMITDVEAGADIYTFAQDQIARLVAAGALEEVNPDDVDSVKSENDEGAITAATVGDTLYAHPITSDNGYFLYYDKSVVTDPSDLDTILSDCEKAGKNFYMEINNGWYQPAFFFGTGCKLLYETDNDGNFTSCTVDYASDAGVTALKEMIKVKSSSAFQNGSSAGKATNVGAIVDGTWDASTVKELLGDNYACAKLPSFKGEDGKTYQMSGFGGYKLLGEKPQEDEDKLAVCDQLTAYLSGEEVQAARYKDLGWGPSNKAVQASDAVKADEALSALADQLQYDIPQGQYPNDYWTLATGLGDDVIQGNLTADTSDDDLMKALQTFQDTCASYAES; encoded by the coding sequence ATGAAGAAAAAGTTGGTTTCCATCCTTACAGCCGGCGCCGTTGTTTCCGCTATGGCGGCGGGATGCGTCGCGGTGTCCGCGGACAGCACAGTGGAGTCAGCGGCTGAGTCCGCGGCGGAAGCGGCAGTTGCCCCGGAGACGGTCGGCACAGGCTCCAAGGGAACGATCAAGATCTGGGTCGCGGACGCGGCGGTGAAGTTCACTTCCCAGCAGGTGCAGAGCTTCATCGACAGCACCGACGGCGCGGCGGACTGGTCCTATACGGTGGAACCGGTAGGCGAGGGCGACGCGGCGAGCAATATGATCACGGACGTGGAGGCCGGAGCGGATATTTACACGTTTGCGCAGGATCAGATCGCGCGTCTGGTGGCGGCCGGCGCGCTCGAGGAGGTCAACCCGGATGACGTCGATTCCGTGAAGAGTGAAAATGACGAGGGAGCGATCACGGCCGCGACGGTGGGCGATACGCTTTATGCCCATCCGATCACCTCGGACAACGGATATTTCCTCTATTATGACAAGAGCGTCGTCACGGATCCGTCTGATCTCGACACGATCCTTTCGGACTGCGAGAAGGCCGGAAAGAATTTCTACATGGAGATCAACAACGGCTGGTATCAGCCGGCGTTCTTCTTCGGCACGGGCTGCAAGCTCCTCTATGAGACGGACAACGACGGAAACTTCACGTCCTGCACGGTGGACTACGCGTCGGACGCCGGTGTCACCGCGCTGAAGGAGATGATCAAAGTCAAGAGCTCCTCCGCGTTCCAGAACGGTTCCTCCGCCGGCAAGGCGACGAACGTGGGCGCGATTGTCGACGGCACATGGGACGCGTCGACCGTGAAGGAGCTTCTGGGTGACAACTACGCCTGCGCGAAGCTTCCGTCCTTCAAGGGAGAGGACGGCAAGACGTACCAGATGTCCGGGTTCGGCGGATACAAGCTGCTGGGCGAGAAGCCGCAGGAGGACGAGGACAAGCTGGCGGTCTGTGATCAGCTGACCGCCTATCTCTCCGGAGAAGAGGTTCAGGCGGCCCGCTACAAGGATCTCGGCTGGGGCCCGTCTAACAAGGCGGTTCAGGCTTCTGATGCGGTGAAAGCGGACGAGGCGCTCTCCGCGCTGGCCGATCAGCTGCAGTATGATATCCCGCAGGGTCAGTACCCGAACGACTACTGGACGCTGGCGACCGGTCTCGGCGACGATGTGATCCAGGGCAATCTGACGGCGGATACGTCTGACGACGATCTGATGAAGGCGCTTCAGACGTTCCAGGATACCTGCGCGTCCTACGCGGAATCGTAA
- a CDS encoding amidohydrolase family protein, with the protein MSGERYECHGHLMMDGEDFGGAWRRHGGGAHFSNTGVHIGSKVNLDAVRSELAALRDAGVTYFRDGGDALGVSDAARPLAAEYGIEYATPVFAIHRDGRYGGIVGRGYEDEAGFRKRLAELEAAQADFAKLMISGIITFRTCGGLSCPSLEEEEIRRVIGLAHDAGFAVMLHINGAEAVKAAVRAGADSVEHAYFCDEEALELLAGSDTIWVPTLAAIDAFTGREGFDQTVVRRTIREQLLAVGRASRMGAKIASGSDSGAVGVPHGPGTLREYELLARAGVPEERILAANREIRERFRRR; encoded by the coding sequence ATGAGCGGGGAACGGTACGAGTGTCACGGCCATCTGATGATGGACGGCGAGGATTTCGGAGGCGCCTGGCGCCGGCACGGAGGCGGGGCTCATTTCAGCAACACCGGTGTGCACATCGGATCAAAGGTGAATCTTGACGCGGTGCGGTCAGAGCTGGCCGCGCTCAGGGATGCCGGCGTGACATATTTCCGGGACGGCGGAGACGCGCTGGGCGTGTCGGACGCGGCCCGGCCGCTGGCGGCGGAGTACGGTATCGAGTACGCAACGCCTGTCTTCGCGATCCACCGCGACGGGCGTTACGGCGGCATCGTCGGCCGCGGATACGAGGATGAAGCGGGATTCCGGAAACGGCTCGCGGAGCTTGAGGCGGCGCAGGCGGATTTCGCGAAGCTGATGATTTCCGGTATCATTACCTTTCGTACCTGCGGCGGGTTGTCCTGCCCGTCGCTTGAAGAAGAGGAAATCCGCAGGGTCATCGGGCTGGCGCATGACGCGGGCTTTGCCGTGATGCTTCATATCAACGGGGCGGAGGCCGTCAAGGCGGCCGTCCGGGCAGGGGCGGACAGTGTCGAGCACGCCTATTTCTGCGATGAGGAGGCGCTGGAGCTGCTGGCCGGATCGGATACGATCTGGGTTCCGACGCTGGCTGCGATCGACGCTTTTACGGGGAGAGAAGGCTTTGACCAGACGGTCGTCCGACGGACCATCCGGGAACAGCTCCTGGCGGTGGGCCGTGCCTCCCGGATGGGCGCGAAGATCGCGTCCGGCTCGGACTCCGGTGCGGTCGGCGTGCCGCACGGGCCCGGCACGCTCCGCGAATATGAGCTGCTGGCCCGGGCCGGCGTGCCGGAGGAAAGGATTCTCGCGGCGAACCGGGAGATCCGGGAGCGGTTCCGCAGGAGGTGA
- a CDS encoding chromate transporter, translated as MILLALFFQFLKIGAFTFGGGYAMIPLIEQTVTAEGWLSKQEIIDFVGVSESTPGPFAVNIATYIGWRTGGIPGAAVSTFGVVLPAFLVMLVISGCYAGLKRNRYVADGFGAVRAAVVGLIGAALVSVSGNVFHLAARWLGALHGTGAALNGKTAREDLISLVIVAVSGVLAWKKLHPILIICVSAALGIVLGTAAGV; from the coding sequence ATGATATTGCTGGCTTTGTTTTTTCAGTTCCTCAAGATCGGCGCCTTCACGTTCGGAGGCGGCTACGCGATGATTCCGCTGATCGAGCAGACCGTGACGGCGGAGGGATGGCTTTCGAAACAGGAAATCATCGACTTTGTCGGTGTCAGCGAGAGTACGCCGGGGCCGTTCGCGGTCAACATCGCGACGTACATCGGCTGGCGGACAGGGGGCATCCCCGGGGCCGCCGTGTCGACATTCGGGGTTGTGCTGCCGGCGTTTCTTGTGATGCTGGTGATCTCGGGCTGTTATGCGGGTCTGAAACGGAACCGGTATGTCGCGGACGGCTTCGGCGCGGTCCGCGCGGCGGTGGTCGGCCTGATCGGCGCGGCGCTGGTTTCCGTGTCGGGCAATGTCTTCCATCTGGCGGCCCGGTGGCTGGGCGCCCTGCATGGGACAGGCGCGGCGCTGAACGGAAAAACGGCGCGGGAGGATCTGATTTCTCTCGTGATTGTGGCGGTCTCCGGTGTTCTCGCGTGGAAGAAGCTCCATCCGATTCTGATCATCTGCGTGAGCGCGGCGCTCGGCATCGTGCTGGGCACAGCCGCAGGCGTATGA
- a CDS encoding chromate transporter, with the protein MQKVKSRELFAAFFRIGLFTFGGGYAMIPLIERDVVTKKQWMKDEDLLDMVALAESTPGPVAVNAATFVGRQVGGYAGAAAATLGVVLPSFLIILAVGYLLQMVMHSRLVRDAFLGIRASVLVLIASAMISLLRKMQWSKGGICLLIAALTAVAFFDVSPILVLLAAAGAGIAAGAVRRLRA; encoded by the coding sequence ATGCAGAAAGTAAAAAGCAGGGAGCTCTTCGCGGCCTTTTTCCGGATCGGTCTTTTCACGTTCGGAGGCGGCTACGCGATGATCCCGCTGATCGAGCGGGACGTGGTCACGAAGAAGCAATGGATGAAGGATGAGGATCTTCTCGACATGGTGGCTCTGGCGGAGTCGACGCCGGGACCGGTGGCGGTCAACGCGGCTACCTTTGTCGGAAGGCAGGTCGGCGGGTATGCCGGCGCGGCGGCAGCGACACTCGGAGTGGTGCTGCCGTCTTTTCTGATCATTCTCGCGGTCGGGTACCTTCTGCAGATGGTGATGCACAGCCGTCTGGTGAGGGACGCCTTTCTCGGAATCCGCGCCTCGGTGCTGGTCCTGATCGCCTCGGCGATGATTTCGCTGCTCCGGAAAATGCAGTGGTCGAAGGGAGGCATCTGTCTTCTGATCGCCGCGCTGACCGCGGTGGCGTTTTTTGACGTGAGTCCGATTCTCGTTCTGCTTGCCGCGGCGGGCGCAGGCATCGCCGCGGGCGCGGTGAGGAGGCTCAGGGCATGA